Genomic segment of Clostridia bacterium:
TGCCATGCAGACAATTGCTCTTGGGTCATAATTTCGTGAATTATTTTAATTATACTATCACGCATAATCCTTTGTGTCTGAAAATCCTCATCCTCCCAACGTACCAATTTACCCCCAATACGAAAAGTAGGATGAGCCCCGACCGAAAAATGAATATCAGAAGCCCCAACTTCAATTGCTTTTTTTAATATATTAACAACATTCACTCACCACGCCCCCTAAAAACCAAAAGTTTACCCTATTAAAAATATTCGACTTTATTCCCTAAATCCCTGCCATTAATTCTATTCGTTTATTAAACTCACTATTTTTTCAATAATTTCATCAAAATGCAAATCTGATGTATCCAAATAATAATCAGCACAATTATAATAAGCTTGACGTTCTGTAAGTAGTTGCTTAATGATTTGCTTAAGATCTCCCTTTTGTAATAAAGGTCGATTTTCCCTTTTTTTCACCCGCTGATAAATTACCTCCGGTCTAGCCATTAGGCAAATAATTATTCCCCTTTTTTTCATTAATTCCACATTATCTGCATCTAAAACTATGCCCCCACCAGTAGCCAAAACACAATTTTCTTTTTTTAGAAGGCGTCTTAAAACTAAACTTTCTTCGGAACGAAATCTAATTTCACCATGTTTTTGAAACAATTGCAAAATCGTTAGACCTGTAGTCTTTTCTACCTCCAGGTCTGTATCATAAAACTCTTTTTTCAAATGTACAGCCAATCTTCGGCCAATGGCTGTTTTTCCAGTACCCATAAAACCAATTAAAATCAGATTGGTTCGCAAACTAAAAATACCTCCGTTTTATAAGCTGCTCCAAAATCCTAATTAACCTTGTCCCTGGGAATTCCTTAATTGAAAGTGGGGTAACCAAAATTGTATAACAGCCAACTCGATTACCTCCCCAAATATCTGTAAAAAGCTGATCACCAATCACCAAAACCTGTTCTGGCAATAAGCTAATTTTTTCTAAAGCCTTGATGAAATTTTTTTTCCGAGGTTTAAAAGCATTAGCTATAAAAGGGAGCTGATACCTTTGAGCTACAATTTTGGTTCTCTTGTAACCAGCATTAGTTAATAAACAAATTTTAAAATTTAAGGCTAAAACCTTTTCCAAAAAAAATAATTCTGGAGCCATTATTTCTTTACTGTTCCATAAAGTTATTGTATTATCAAGGTCCAAAATTATGCCTCGTTTACCCTGTTTCCAAAAGAAATTGAGATCAATATCGGCAAGTGAAGCTACTACTAAATCTGGTTTTAAAATACTCATTATCATCTCCTACCAAATTTCTACAAACATTCTATCATAAAAGTAGGCGATTATTAAGTATTTATTTTAACAACATCCCAAAAACAGCACTATTTTCTCAATTCCTTAATTAACTTTTCCAAAGCTCTTTTTTCAATTCGAGAAACATATGAACGGGAAATACCCAATTGTTGAGCAATTTCCCGCTGTGTTTTACGATAGCCGCCATTTAAACCAAAACGCATTTCCAAAACCCTTTTTTCTCGGGGATTTAAATATTTAATTTTTTCCAAAACCTGCTGAAATTCCACATTAGTTAAAACCACATCAGGAACTATATCAGGATCTGTTCCCAAGATATCAATCAAAGCAATTTCATTTCCCTCTTTATCTACACCAATGGGATCATAGAGTGATACTTCTCCCCTATTTTTTTTAGTGGCCCTTAAGTGCATTAAAATTTCATTTTCTATACATCGTGCCGCATAGGTCGCCAGCTTCGCACCTTTTTCGGGATTAAAAGTATTAATGGCCTTAATTAAACCTATAGTACCAATAGAAATAATATCATCTTTATCATCATGAACATTGTCAAATTTTTTTGCGATATGGGCTACTAAACGCAAATTATGTTCTATTAAAACATTACGGGCCTCTAAATCCCCTTTTTGCAGTTTTTTTAAATAAAAATACTCATCCTGTTCAGAAAGTGGATGAGGAAAAGCATTATTATTTAAATAATAAGCTAGTAATAATAAACTATTAATTAAAGTAGCAATAGTAATAATTATTGTCCCTAAACCCATTATTGGTCTCACCTCCATTTTTTGCGGTCATTGATAATTCTATGGAGTAAGAGCCAATAATGTGCCTGTCATACAGATTTTATCTTAAAAAAGGCCGCAGCAGACGAGCCAAATAACCTGTCAGCAAACCAGTGGGCAAACTCACAAGCAGCAAAAAAGGCAAATAATAAAAAATATGCAGAGTATGCATTAAAAAAGCAGCCACAAAAATTTGTCCCAAGTTATGGAATAGGGCTCCTATAATACTAACCCCCACAATACTTAAGGAAGCCCAATATTTTATTACTACAGCCATAGCCAAAGTACTCAGCAAAGCCCCAGATAAACTAAGCCAAAAACCTACCGCTAAAAACGTACCACTTAAAAAAGAAATGAA
This window contains:
- a CDS encoding shikimate kinase, whose translation is MRTNLILIGFMGTGKTAIGRRLAVHLKKEFYDTDLEVEKTTGLTILQLFQKHGEIRFRSEESLVLRRLLKKENCVLATGGGIVLDADNVELMKKRGIIICLMARPEVIYQRVKKRENRPLLQKGDLKQIIKQLLTERQAYYNCADYYLDTSDLHFDEIIEKIVSLINE
- a CDS encoding YqeG family HAD IIIA-type phosphatase, giving the protein MSILKPDLVVASLADIDLNFFWKQGKRGIILDLDNTITLWNSKEIMAPELFFLEKVLALNFKICLLTNAGYKRTKIVAQRYQLPFIANAFKPRKKNFIKALEKISLLPEQVLVIGDQLFTDIWGGNRVGCYTILVTPLSIKEFPGTRLIRILEQLIKRRYF
- the sigK gene encoding RNA polymerase sporulation sigma factor SigK; the encoded protein is MGLGTIIITIATLINSLLLLAYYLNNNAFPHPLSEQDEYFYLKKLQKGDLEARNVLIEHNLRLVAHIAKKFDNVHDDKDDIISIGTIGLIKAINTFNPEKGAKLATYAARCIENEILMHLRATKKNRGEVSLYDPIGVDKEGNEIALIDILGTDPDIVPDVVLTNVEFQQVLEKIKYLNPREKRVLEMRFGLNGGYRKTQREIAQQLGISRSYVSRIEKRALEKLIKELRK
- a CDS encoding Gx transporter family protein, with amino-acid sequence MFSTRKLVLLSFLVTLAAALGFLEMHLPNPFPFPGAKLGLANIVTLLVLYLFSVREGILVSILRVCFISFLSGTFLAVGFWLSLSGALLSTLAMAVVIKYWASLSIVGVSIIGALFHNLGQIFVAAFLMHTLHIFYYLPFLLLVSLPTGLLTGYLARLLRPFLR